A genomic window from Mesorhizobium sp. 131-2-1 includes:
- a CDS encoding LacI family DNA-binding transcriptional regulator, which produces MASSIHDLARHLNISIGTVSRALNGRADVNADTRQRVLEAAKKLNYAPNQSGRSLRQGATHSIAFMLQPHPGDQQYGEPFFIPLLIGLQGRLAESGLDLTVVMGAPGDYQQERLRRVVETRRADAVVLAWTRREDERIDYLTERGFPFATLGRSRSGGKSYPSLDLDFEKAGSDAVDRLVARGHRRIAAIRPALNLNFGYLFLDGYRKALKRHGIEVDPALIADGFINEAGGYQVTPRVMLAKDRPTAIIFNNDAMALGGCKALAEMGIRPGHDIAVIVIVDTPLCRYFSPALTAFRPALEPMGRRLAEMLLASLPAFAGSEGARIMREVWPLELIARESD; this is translated from the coding sequence TTGGCGTCCAGCATCCACGACCTTGCGCGTCATCTGAACATTTCGATCGGCACCGTGTCGCGCGCGCTGAACGGCCGCGCCGACGTCAATGCCGACACGCGCCAGCGCGTGCTGGAAGCGGCCAAGAAGCTGAACTACGCCCCCAACCAGTCCGGCCGCAGCTTGCGGCAAGGGGCCACCCATTCGATCGCCTTCATGCTGCAGCCGCATCCGGGCGACCAGCAATATGGCGAACCGTTCTTCATCCCGCTCCTGATCGGGCTGCAGGGCAGGCTCGCCGAAAGCGGGCTCGACCTGACCGTGGTGATGGGCGCGCCCGGCGACTACCAGCAGGAACGCCTGCGCCGCGTCGTCGAGACGCGCCGGGCCGACGCGGTGGTGCTGGCCTGGACGCGGCGCGAGGACGAGCGCATCGACTACCTGACCGAGAGGGGCTTTCCCTTCGCCACGCTCGGCCGCAGCCGCTCGGGCGGAAAGTCATACCCTTCGCTGGATCTCGATTTCGAGAAGGCCGGCAGCGACGCCGTCGACCGGCTGGTGGCGCGCGGCCACCGCCGCATCGCCGCCATCCGCCCTGCCCTCAACCTCAATTTCGGCTACCTGTTCCTCGATGGCTACCGCAAGGCCCTGAAGCGACACGGCATCGAGGTCGACCCCGCCCTGATCGCCGACGGCTTCATCAACGAGGCCGGCGGCTACCAGGTGACGCCGCGCGTGATGCTGGCAAAGGACCGGCCGACCGCCATCATCTTCAACAACGACGCCATGGCGCTCGGCGGCTGCAAGGCGCTCGCCGAGATGGGTATCAGGCCCGGCCACGACATCGCGGTGATCGTCATCGTCGATACCCCGCTCTGCCGCTATTTCTCGCCGGCGCTGACCGCCTTCCGCCCGGCGCTGGAGCCGATGGGCCGGCGGCTGGCCGAAATGCTGCTCGCCTCGCTGCCCGCCTTCGCCGGCTCGGAAGGGGCGCGCATCATGCGCGAGGTCTGGCCGCTGGAGCTGATCGCAAGAGAGAGTGACTAG
- a CDS encoding Gfo/Idh/MocA family protein has protein sequence MMKVVLAGCGAMSRQWLDAARQIDGLAIVGLVDLDAERAQARAREYALSTAVIGTNLDAVLDQTKPDAVFDVVVPAARREVAFAAFAHNCHLLTEKPLADTPENARAIIEAASRAKRIHAVVQNRRYVANVRRIRRFLDSGAIGAATSIHADFFVAPHFGGFREEMAHVLLLDMAIHTFDAARYMVGGEPAGVYCQEWEPASSWYRQGSSANAVFEFADGKVFTYAGSWCADGFRTSWEGSWRIVAERGSLLWDGFDGLKAEAVVPGRDGLFDKTQPIEVPPLDAADRVDGHLGIIKDFMHAVETGTEPETRGADNIKSLAMVFGAIESAETGRRVAIRQEAQ, from the coding sequence GTGATGAAGGTCGTCCTGGCCGGCTGCGGAGCGATGAGCAGGCAGTGGCTCGATGCCGCGAGGCAGATCGACGGGCTCGCGATTGTCGGCCTTGTCGATCTTGACGCCGAGCGGGCGCAGGCGAGAGCGCGCGAATACGCGCTTTCCACCGCCGTCATCGGCACCAATCTCGACGCTGTCCTTGATCAGACCAAGCCCGATGCAGTGTTCGATGTCGTCGTTCCCGCCGCACGGCGCGAAGTCGCCTTTGCAGCCTTCGCCCACAATTGCCATCTGCTCACCGAAAAGCCGCTGGCCGACACGCCGGAGAATGCCCGCGCCATCATCGAGGCCGCGAGCCGGGCAAAGCGCATCCATGCCGTCGTCCAGAACCGTCGCTACGTCGCCAATGTCAGGCGCATCCGGCGCTTTCTCGACTCCGGCGCCATCGGCGCGGCAACCAGCATCCATGCCGATTTCTTCGTCGCACCGCATTTCGGCGGTTTTCGCGAGGAGATGGCGCATGTGCTGCTGCTCGACATGGCGATCCATACCTTTGATGCCGCCCGCTACATGGTCGGCGGCGAACCGGCTGGCGTCTACTGCCAGGAATGGGAGCCTGCCAGTTCCTGGTACCGGCAAGGGTCGTCGGCCAATGCCGTGTTCGAATTCGCTGATGGCAAGGTCTTCACCTATGCCGGCTCATGGTGCGCCGACGGTTTCCGCACCAGCTGGGAGGGTAGCTGGCGCATCGTCGCCGAGCGCGGCAGCCTGCTCTGGGACGGCTTTGATGGGCTAAAGGCAGAGGCGGTGGTGCCGGGCCGCGACGGCCTGTTCGACAAAACCCAGCCAATTGAAGTGCCGCCGCTCGACGCCGCCGACCGCGTCGATGGTCATCTCGGCATCATCAAGGATTTCATGCATGCGGTCGAGACCGGCACCGAGCCGGAAACGCGCGGCGCCGACAACATCAAGAGCCTGGCCATGGTTTTCGGCGCGATCGAAAGCGCCGAGACCGGGCGGCGCGTGGCCATCAGACAGGAAGCACAATGA
- a CDS encoding sugar phosphate isomerase/epimerase family protein has translation MMPNPLLDIRIGTMVRANLDEPAAYIKQILPLGFESIQPFFWQTLGGKDLPRLAGQIHEAIGDADVNVSSIGVFGNPLESGEVDRGVLAAWETVIDNAHLFGASTVSGFTGRIRGKPLTDSLPRFREVWGPLAKRAADKGVRIAFENCAMDGNWASGDWNIAHNPDAWELMFNELPDDNLGLEWEPCHQLVYLIDPIPQIRKWASRIFHVHGKDATVRWDVIREHGVFGRLPFVQMRSPGFGDSDWTRVISELRLAGYKGAIDIEGWHDPVYRDDLEITGQMRALDYLKQCRGGASYLPNPM, from the coding sequence ATGATGCCAAACCCGCTCCTCGACATCAGGATCGGCACCATGGTCCGGGCCAATCTCGACGAACCGGCGGCCTACATCAAACAGATCCTGCCGCTCGGCTTCGAGAGCATCCAGCCCTTCTTCTGGCAGACGCTGGGCGGCAAGGATTTGCCGCGGCTCGCCGGCCAGATCCACGAGGCGATCGGCGATGCCGACGTCAACGTGTCCTCGATCGGTGTGTTCGGCAATCCGCTGGAAAGCGGCGAGGTCGATCGCGGCGTGCTCGCGGCCTGGGAAACCGTCATCGACAATGCGCATCTGTTCGGCGCTTCCACGGTCAGCGGCTTCACCGGCCGCATTCGCGGCAAGCCGCTGACCGACAGCCTGCCGCGCTTCCGCGAGGTGTGGGGGCCGCTGGCAAAGCGTGCCGCCGACAAGGGCGTGCGCATCGCCTTCGAGAATTGCGCCATGGACGGCAACTGGGCCAGTGGCGATTGGAACATCGCCCACAATCCCGACGCCTGGGAGCTGATGTTCAACGAATTGCCGGACGACAATCTCGGCCTCGAATGGGAGCCCTGTCACCAGCTCGTCTATCTGATCGATCCGATCCCGCAGATCCGCAAATGGGCGTCGCGCATTTTCCACGTCCACGGCAAGGACGCCACGGTGCGCTGGGACGTGATCCGCGAGCACGGCGTGTTCGGCCGCCTGCCATTCGTGCAGATGCGCAGCCCCGGTTTCGGCGACAGCGACTGGACGCGGGTGATCAGCGAGTTGAGGCTGGCCGGTTACAAGGGCGCCATCGACATCGAGGGCTGGCACGACCCTGTCTATCGCGACGACCTGGAGATCACCGGCCAGATGAGGGCGCTGGACTATCTCAAGCAATGCCGGGGAGGTGCCAGCTACCTGCCAAATCCGATGTGA
- a CDS encoding substrate-binding domain-containing protein, with translation MSIAKRTTLLRTTVVAATTALCAAISTLPANALDAQWCKDVHIRFFVGGAEGDAFGTIVYNGAKQAAADLGPKVDYIFSGWDVEKMVQQLREAVAVKPNGIAMMGHPGDAAIMPLADQAHKDGIKMMYQNVPVPTVVAAFGGGYVGAQQEQQGRALGAEAFKLAGLKAGDKAIMIGPFENESRGARERGTVAALKEAGIDVVQINSQTEWAADPNLAIPLITAALLNNPGVKAVGYPGGQMLGNVPTYMQAAGRKPGDIFNFGFDTSPQIVEAFKGGWVQLTADQQPFMQGYLPILSLCQQVVLGLAPMNVDTGAGFVTPQNYEIVSELAKQALR, from the coding sequence ATGAGCATCGCGAAGAGAACGACACTTCTGCGCACGACCGTCGTGGCTGCAACCACGGCGCTCTGTGCCGCAATCTCCACCTTGCCGGCCAACGCGCTCGACGCCCAATGGTGCAAGGACGTCCACATCCGCTTCTTCGTCGGCGGCGCCGAGGGCGACGCCTTCGGCACCATCGTCTATAATGGCGCCAAGCAGGCAGCGGCCGACCTCGGCCCGAAGGTCGACTACATCTTCTCGGGCTGGGACGTCGAAAAGATGGTGCAGCAATTGCGCGAAGCCGTCGCCGTGAAGCCCAACGGCATCGCCATGATGGGTCATCCAGGCGACGCCGCGATCATGCCGCTGGCCGATCAGGCGCACAAGGATGGCATCAAGATGATGTACCAGAACGTGCCGGTGCCGACGGTGGTGGCGGCGTTCGGCGGCGGCTATGTCGGCGCGCAGCAGGAACAGCAGGGCCGCGCGCTCGGCGCCGAGGCGTTCAAGCTGGCCGGGCTCAAGGCCGGTGACAAGGCGATCATGATCGGCCCATTCGAGAACGAAAGCCGAGGCGCACGCGAGCGCGGGACGGTCGCCGCATTGAAAGAGGCCGGTATCGATGTCGTTCAAATCAATTCCCAAACCGAGTGGGCAGCCGATCCGAATCTGGCGATCCCGTTGATCACCGCTGCGCTGCTCAACAATCCCGGCGTCAAGGCGGTCGGGTATCCGGGCGGGCAGATGCTCGGCAATGTGCCGACATACATGCAGGCCGCAGGGCGGAAGCCCGGCGACATCTTCAACTTCGGCTTCGACACCAGCCCGCAGATCGTCGAGGCCTTCAAGGGCGGCTGGGTGCAACTGACCGCCGACCAGCAGCCGTTCATGCAGGGCTATCTGCCGATCCTCAGCCTCTGCCAGCAAGTCGTGCTGGGCCTGGCGCCGATGAATGTCGACACCGGCGCCGGCTTCGTCACGCCGCAGAATTACGAGATCGTCTCGGAGCTCGCCAAGCAGGCGCTGCGCTGA
- a CDS encoding ATP-binding cassette domain-containing protein — translation MAERIIELRDIKKSYGQVYALGGVNLSVDRGEVVGLIGDNGAGKSTLIKILSGVVRPTSGDILVRGKSVTGWSAARSRDAGIETVFQDRALAVQQTIVRNIFMGRELTSFMGWLKVNKEIEEASRLMREIGFTSKVFTPHSIVGQLSGGERQGVAIARAIYKQAELIILDEPTTALSLTETAKVFHFVRQVRASGRSILFIGHNIHHVFDIADRFVVLDRGKVALTADRSEVKSAEDLINFMEDVAHPGGLPGLHEAGVAEQGAR, via the coding sequence ATGGCCGAACGCATCATCGAACTGCGCGACATCAAGAAATCCTACGGCCAGGTCTATGCGCTGGGAGGGGTCAATCTCAGCGTTGACCGCGGCGAGGTGGTCGGCCTGATTGGCGACAATGGCGCCGGCAAGTCGACGTTGATCAAGATCCTGTCCGGCGTGGTCAGGCCGACCAGCGGCGACATCCTCGTGCGCGGCAAGTCAGTGACCGGATGGAGTGCTGCCCGCTCGCGCGACGCCGGCATCGAGACGGTGTTCCAGGACCGGGCGCTGGCGGTGCAGCAGACGATCGTGCGCAACATTTTCATGGGCCGCGAACTGACAAGCTTCATGGGTTGGCTGAAGGTCAACAAGGAGATCGAGGAGGCAAGCCGGTTGATGCGCGAGATCGGCTTCACCTCGAAAGTGTTCACGCCGCATTCGATCGTCGGCCAGCTCTCCGGCGGCGAACGCCAGGGCGTGGCGATCGCGCGCGCCATCTACAAGCAGGCGGAGCTGATCATCCTGGATGAGCCGACGACGGCGCTGTCGCTAACCGAGACCGCCAAGGTCTTCCATTTCGTGCGCCAGGTGCGGGCGAGCGGCCGCTCGATCCTGTTCATCGGCCACAACATCCACCACGTCTTCGACATCGCCGACCGTTTCGTGGTGCTCGATCGCGGCAAAGTGGCGCTGACTGCCGACCGCAGCGAGGTCAAGTCGGCAGAAGACCTCATCAATTTCATGGAAGACGTTGCGCATCCCGGCGGGTTGCCTGGACTGCACGAGGCCGGCGTAGCGGAGCAGGGAGCACGATGA
- a CDS encoding ABC transporter permease, which yields MSKTMEPDIDGPLGAYNQPTPKEWKHPSDQWLRGFVLDNRAALGTLAVFIVMMAVFMIANPTVFTTWYLYSSVLTTLPVALFVVVPLVFVVTCGEIDLSFPATMGFASWVFALVVQAGYDPFLGIIAALVTGTLLGFLVGSLVVYGGLSSLIATLGMNFLLRGLIQIINEGKSTALTNLADSWAYKIFSSQLYGIPVQIFWAVAFVVLSALLYNRHRFGAQVRVVGDNPDSAQQMGIDVKRVRVKVFVFVGIGAAIAGTFSVMINFTWWPTAGDGYLLPVLASVFVGGTPTWGGIGTVVGGAIGAVTVSFIQTGVVAAGLSGFYVQFFNGLIIILSLLGHKWNQARYR from the coding sequence ATGAGCAAGACCATGGAACCCGATATCGACGGCCCGCTCGGCGCGTATAACCAGCCCACCCCCAAGGAGTGGAAACACCCGTCCGACCAGTGGCTGCGCGGCTTCGTCCTCGACAACCGGGCCGCGCTCGGCACGCTCGCCGTGTTCATCGTCATGATGGCGGTGTTCATGATCGCCAACCCGACCGTCTTCACCACCTGGTATCTCTACAGCTCGGTGCTGACGACGCTGCCGGTGGCGCTGTTCGTGGTGGTGCCGCTGGTCTTCGTCGTCACCTGCGGCGAGATCGACCTGTCGTTCCCGGCGACGATGGGTTTTGCGTCCTGGGTTTTCGCGCTGGTGGTGCAGGCCGGCTATGATCCGTTCCTCGGCATCATCGCCGCGCTCGTCACCGGCACGCTGCTCGGCTTCCTGGTCGGATCGCTCGTCGTCTATGGCGGGCTGTCGTCGCTGATCGCCACGCTCGGCATGAATTTCCTGCTGCGCGGCCTGATCCAGATCATCAACGAGGGCAAGTCGACGGCGTTGACCAACCTCGCCGACAGCTGGGCCTACAAGATCTTCTCCAGCCAGCTCTATGGCATCCCGGTGCAGATCTTCTGGGCCGTCGCCTTCGTGGTGCTGTCGGCGCTACTCTACAACAGGCACCGTTTCGGCGCGCAGGTGAGGGTGGTCGGCGACAATCCCGATAGTGCCCAGCAGATGGGCATCGACGTCAAGCGCGTCAGGGTCAAGGTGTTCGTCTTCGTCGGCATCGGGGCGGCGATCGCCGGCACCTTCTCGGTGATGATCAACTTCACCTGGTGGCCGACGGCGGGCGACGGCTATCTGCTGCCGGTGCTGGCCTCGGTGTTCGTCGGCGGCACGCCGACCTGGGGCGGCATCGGCACGGTGGTCGGCGGCGCGATCGGCGCGGTCACGGTGTCGTTCATCCAGACCGGTGTGGTGGCGGCGGGGTTGAGCGGCTTCTACGTGCAGTTTTTCAACGGGCTGATCATCATCCTGTCGCTGCTCGGCCACAAATGGAACCAGGCGCGCTATCGCTAG
- a CDS encoding ATP-dependent helicase: MSGFSEDMPFFDEPNARPTAPSGIAARAMAARSGRNDTPDYLNGLNPEQRLAVETTEGPVLVLAGAGTGKTRVLTTRIAHILATGKAFPSQILAVTFTNKAAREMKQRIGHLIGEGNVEGMPWLGTFHSIGVKLLRRHAELAGLKSDFTILDTDDVVRLIKQLIQAEGLDDKRWPAKQFGQMIDGWKNKGLVPADIPEGDARSFGNGKGRELYKAYQERLQTLNACDFGDLLCHPIRIFRAYPDVLKDYHKRFKYILVDEYQDTNTAQYMWLRLLAQRPTSPSMGEVAPRSGAGGGDSAGASHPSPSLRDDPPHRGEGKARSTETRATVNICCVGDDDQSIYGWRGAEVDNILRFDKDFPGATIIRLERNYRSTAHILGAASHLIAHNEGRFGKTLFTDRDDPEDDKVHVHAAWDSEEEARAVGETIEAYQRGKHNLNDMAILVRASFQMRAFEDRFITLGLNYRVIGGPRFYERMEIRDALAFFRVVANGGDDLAFERIVNVPKRGLGEATIRQLHDTARALRIPMLEAAGNLAESDELKPKPRAALREVAANFERWQKALETTPHTELAETILEESGYTDMWKNDRSAEAPGRLENLKELVRSMEEYESLRSFLEHVALVMEAEQSESLDAVSIMTLHSAKGLEFETVFLPGWEEGLFPHQRALDEGGRSGLEEERRLAYVGLTRAKKNLHIWFVSNRLIHGLWQSTIPSRFLDELPNTHVEVAESGNSYGGYGNSYGGGSFASGRGGRQNPYGASRFDNIGAEKSGSFSNTYSTPGWQRAQANRTEATDRNWGTRSGHQVERIGYGETDSGYGAGRTSVKGRTIDGELVAKSVADTPSAFSVGDRVFHQKFGNGNIAAIEGNKLTIDFDKAGQKRVLDGFVAAV; the protein is encoded by the coding sequence ATGTCCGGGTTTTCGGAAGACATGCCCTTCTTTGACGAACCGAATGCGCGGCCCACGGCCCCGTCCGGCATTGCCGCGCGCGCCATGGCCGCCCGCAGCGGTCGCAACGATACGCCCGATTACCTGAACGGCCTCAACCCCGAGCAGCGGCTGGCGGTCGAAACGACGGAAGGCCCGGTCCTGGTGCTGGCCGGCGCCGGCACCGGCAAGACGCGGGTGCTCACCACCCGCATCGCCCACATCCTCGCCACCGGCAAGGCCTTCCCCTCGCAGATCCTCGCCGTCACCTTCACCAACAAGGCCGCGCGCGAGATGAAGCAGCGCATCGGCCATCTGATCGGCGAAGGCAATGTCGAGGGCATGCCCTGGCTCGGCACATTCCATTCGATCGGCGTCAAGCTGCTGCGCCGCCACGCCGAGCTTGCCGGGCTGAAATCCGATTTCACCATCCTGGACACCGATGACGTCGTGCGCCTGATCAAGCAGCTCATCCAGGCCGAAGGCTTGGACGACAAGCGGTGGCCGGCCAAGCAGTTCGGCCAGATGATCGACGGCTGGAAGAACAAGGGGCTTGTGCCAGCCGATATCCCCGAGGGTGATGCCCGCAGCTTCGGCAACGGCAAGGGCCGCGAACTCTACAAGGCCTATCAGGAGCGGCTGCAGACGCTGAACGCCTGCGACTTCGGCGATCTGCTCTGCCACCCGATCCGCATCTTCCGCGCCTATCCGGACGTGCTCAAGGACTACCACAAGCGCTTCAAATACATCCTCGTCGACGAGTACCAGGACACCAACACCGCGCAGTACATGTGGCTGCGGCTCTTGGCGCAAAGACCTACCTCCCCCTCGATGGGGGAGGTCGCGCCGCGCAGCGGCGCGGGCGGGGGTGATAGCGCCGGCGCCAGTCACCCCTCCCCGTCGCTTCGCGACGACCCTCCCCATCGAGGGGAGGGTAAGGCGCGCTCGACCGAAACTCGTGCTACCGTCAACATCTGCTGCGTCGGCGACGACGACCAGTCGATCTACGGCTGGCGCGGCGCGGAAGTCGACAACATCCTTCGCTTCGACAAGGATTTCCCCGGCGCCACCATTATCCGGCTGGAGCGCAACTACCGCTCGACGGCGCACATCCTGGGTGCCGCCTCGCATCTCATCGCCCACAATGAGGGCCGCTTCGGCAAGACGCTGTTCACCGACCGCGACGATCCCGAGGACGACAAGGTGCATGTCCATGCCGCCTGGGATTCTGAGGAAGAGGCGCGCGCCGTCGGCGAGACGATCGAGGCCTACCAGCGGGGCAAGCACAATCTCAACGACATGGCCATCCTCGTACGCGCCTCCTTCCAGATGCGCGCCTTCGAGGACCGCTTCATCACGCTTGGCCTCAACTACCGCGTCATCGGCGGCCCGCGTTTCTACGAGCGGATGGAAATCCGCGACGCACTGGCCTTCTTCCGCGTCGTCGCCAACGGCGGCGACGACCTCGCCTTCGAGCGCATCGTCAACGTGCCGAAACGCGGGCTCGGCGAAGCCACCATCCGCCAGCTCCACGACACCGCCCGCGCGTTGCGCATCCCGATGCTGGAAGCGGCCGGCAACCTCGCCGAAAGCGACGAGCTGAAGCCGAAGCCGCGCGCCGCCTTGCGCGAGGTCGCCGCCAATTTCGAGCGCTGGCAGAAGGCGCTGGAGACCACGCCGCACACCGAACTCGCAGAGACCATCCTCGAGGAGAGCGGCTACACCGACATGTGGAAGAACGACCGCTCGGCGGAAGCGCCGGGCCGTCTGGAGAACCTCAAGGAGCTTGTCCGCTCCATGGAGGAATATGAATCGCTGCGCTCCTTCCTCGAGCATGTTGCGCTGGTCATGGAGGCCGAGCAGAGCGAGTCGCTCGATGCGGTGAGCATAATGACCCTGCATTCGGCCAAGGGCCTCGAATTCGAGACCGTGTTCCTCCCCGGCTGGGAAGAAGGCCTGTTCCCGCATCAGCGAGCGCTGGACGAGGGCGGTCGCTCCGGCCTGGAGGAAGAGCGCCGCCTCGCCTATGTCGGGCTGACGCGGGCCAAGAAGAACCTGCACATCTGGTTCGTCTCCAACCGCCTCATCCACGGTCTCTGGCAATCGACCATCCCGTCGCGCTTCCTCGACGAGTTGCCGAATACCCATGTCGAGGTCGCCGAGAGCGGCAACTCCTATGGCGGCTACGGCAACAGCTATGGCGGCGGTTCGTTTGCCTCGGGACGTGGCGGCAGGCAGAACCCCTATGGCGCCTCGCGCTTCGACAATATCGGCGCCGAGAAATCGGGAAGCTTCTCCAACACCTATTCGACGCCGGGCTGGCAGCGCGCGCAGGCCAACCGCACCGAGGCGACCGACCGCAACTGGGGCACGCGCTCCGGCCACCAGGTCGAGCGCATCGGCTATGGCGAGACCGATAGCGGCTACGGCGCCGGCCGCACCTCGGTCAAAGGCCGCACCATCGACGGCGAGCTGGTCGCCAAATCGGTCGCCGACACGCCATCCGCCTTCAGCGTCGGCGACCGCGTCTTCCATCAGAAGTTCGGCAACGGCAACATTGCCGCCATCGAAGGCAACAAGCTGACCATCGACTTCGACAAGGCCGGCCAGAAACGCGTCCTGGACGGGTTCGTCGCGGCGGTGTGA
- a CDS encoding flavin-containing monooxygenase, translated as MNPISTSGPAAIEGMNLRGPRNIRIAETRARAGALLEPGAAFMQLEAGALRASAAPADDDTLPMPREEHFDVVVIGAGQNGLSVGYHLARKGVKFVILEARERVGDIWRSRWDSLRLFTPARFDGLVGMPFPAARYSFPTKDEMADYLEAYARRFGLPVRTGVKVDEVTRSGERYIVTSGQTRYIAKHVVAAASSYQKPKIPDFAASLDPSIRQLHSVAYKNPEQLQAGSVLLVGASNSGAEIAMDLARTHQVCLSGRHPGHIPVTYNGYFAMRLVLPVVLRIVFHRLLTVDTPMGRKAKPEQLSHGLPLIRVKPQDLDAAGIRRVARVAGARDGKPLLDDGQILDVSNIVWCTGFRAGLDWIKLPIFDGTGRVKQYRGAVEGEPGLYVCGLHFQHSTSSTMIHGAARDAGYVADKIGERMRATIG; from the coding sequence ATGAATCCGATTTCGACATCCGGGCCGGCCGCGATTGAGGGAATGAACCTGCGCGGCCCCCGCAACATCCGCATCGCCGAAACCAGAGCGCGCGCCGGCGCATTGCTGGAACCGGGAGCGGCCTTCATGCAACTGGAGGCCGGTGCGCTGCGGGCATCGGCGGCGCCAGCCGACGACGACACGCTGCCAATGCCGAGAGAAGAACATTTCGACGTCGTGGTCATCGGCGCGGGACAGAACGGCCTTTCCGTCGGCTATCACCTCGCCCGCAAGGGCGTGAAGTTCGTCATCCTCGAGGCCCGCGAACGCGTCGGCGACATCTGGCGCTCGCGCTGGGATTCGCTGCGCCTGTTCACGCCGGCGCGCTTCGACGGACTGGTCGGCATGCCCTTCCCCGCTGCCCGCTATTCGTTCCCGACCAAGGACGAAATGGCCGACTATCTAGAGGCCTATGCCAGGAGGTTTGGCTTGCCGGTGCGCACCGGCGTCAAGGTCGACGAGGTGACCCGTTCCGGCGAGCGCTACATCGTCACATCGGGCCAGACCCGCTACATCGCCAAGCACGTCGTCGCCGCGGCCTCGAGCTACCAGAAGCCGAAGATCCCGGATTTCGCGGCGTCGCTCGACCCGTCGATCCGGCAATTGCATTCGGTTGCCTACAAGAACCCGGAACAGCTCCAGGCGGGCAGCGTGCTTTTGGTCGGCGCCAGCAATTCCGGTGCGGAAATCGCCATGGATCTGGCGCGCACGCACCAGGTGTGTCTGTCAGGCCGGCATCCCGGCCACATCCCGGTCACCTACAATGGCTACTTCGCAATGCGTCTGGTCCTGCCGGTCGTCTTGCGCATCGTTTTCCACCGTTTGCTCACGGTCGACACGCCGATGGGCCGCAAGGCCAAGCCTGAGCAGTTGTCGCATGGCCTGCCGCTGATCCGGGTCAAGCCGCAGGACCTGGACGCCGCCGGTATCCGCCGGGTCGCCCGCGTCGCCGGTGCCCGCGACGGCAAGCCGCTGCTCGACGACGGCCAGATTCTCGACGTTTCGAACATCGTCTGGTGCACCGGGTTCCGGGCCGGACTGGATTGGATCAAGCTGCCGATTTTCGACGGCACCGGCCGGGTGAAGCAATATCGCGGTGCTGTCGAAGGCGAGCCGGGACTGTATGTCTGCGGCCTGCATTTCCAACACTCGACTTCTTCCACCATGATCCATGGCGCGGCGCGCGATGCCGGCTACGTCGCCGATAAGATCGGCGAGCGCATGCGGGCAACCATCGGATAA